The following are encoded together in the Oreochromis niloticus isolate F11D_XX linkage group LG12, O_niloticus_UMD_NMBU, whole genome shotgun sequence genome:
- the p2rx2 gene encoding P2X purinoceptor 2 isoform X1 codes for MTETCHKIIMGLHNFLKEYIHGFWDYETPKVMVVKNRTLGVIYRSVQFLVITYFIWYVFISQKAYQESETRPESSVYTLMKGSAIHGDEILDTVEYARPSEGGDVISTILRREFTFNQRQDTCAEHFNVADANCTTDSDCVEGEVNFNGHGRRTGRCVQYYNHTFKTCEIQTWCPIEEYAVVREPPLEEAINFTVFIRNSIHFPKFKVLRGNIKDARNKRDIKRYLNKCHYDEESDPYCPIFRLGYIAAQARENFSELCNTGGVIGVFINWKCNLDLDPSHCKPTYSFRRLDLRKDLPDAGYYYRFAKYYSKDGEETRTLIKAYGIRLDIIVHGHAGKFSPIPTIISTVTAMTSVGICTIICDWIMLTFIDKNEVYSERKFDEVIKEPTNPIPTELSYINSFGSNHSDLSDGVPL; via the exons ATGACGGAAACATGCCATAAAATCATCATGGGGCTACATAACTTCCTGAAGGAGTATATTCATGGTTTTTGGGACTATGAGACCCCCAAGGTGATGGTGGTTAAGAACAGAACTCTTGGCGTGATTTACAGGAGTGTTCAGTTTCTTGTGATCACTTATTTCATATG GTATGTCTTTATAAGTCAGAAAGCATACCAAGAGAGTGAAACCCGTCCAGAGAGCTCTGTTTACACTCTCATGAAAGGCTCAGCAATTCATGGAGATGAGATCCTGGACACTGTGGAGTATGCCCGACCCTCAGAG GGTGGCGATGTGATTAGCACAATACTGAGACGAGAATTCACGTTCAATCAGAGACAAGACACCTGTGCTGAG CATTTCAATGTTGCCGATGCCAACTGCACCACCGATTCTGACTGCGTCGAAGGGGAAGTCAACTTCAATGGCCACG GCAGAAGGACGGGCAGATGTGTTCAGTACTACAACCACACCTTTAAAACCTGTGAGATACAAACCTGGTGTCCGATTGAGGAATACGCTGTAGTACG AGAACCACCATTAGAGGAGGCCATCAATTTCACAGTGTTCATCAGGAACTCTATCCACTTCCCCAAATTTAAAGTGCTGAG GGGAAATATTAAGGATGCCCGAAACAAGCGAGACATTAAGAGATACCTGAATAAGTGTCACTATGATGAGGAGAGTGACCCCTACTGTCCCATCTTCCGCTTGGGATACATCGCAGCACAAGCGAGGGAGAATTTTAGTGAGCTCTGCAACACT GGAGGAGTGATCGGTGTTTTCATCAACTGGAAGTGTAACTTGGATCTGGATCCCTCACACTGTAAACCCACATACTCATTCCGTCGCCTTGACCTCCGAAAGGATCTGCCCGACGCTGGTTATTATTACAG GTTTGCCAAATATTACAGTAAAGATGGAGAAGAAACTCGGACACTAATCAAGGCCTATGGCATCCGTCTAGATATCATAGTTCATGGACAT GCTGGTAAATTTAGCCCTATTCCAACCATCATCAGCACAGTGACTGCTATGACTTCTGTTGGGATT TGTACAATAATCTGCGACTGGATCATGCTGACATTTATCGACAAGAATGAAGTCTACAGTGAGAGAAAGTTTGATGAA GTGATCAAGGAGCCCACAAATCCCatacccacagagctcagctaCATCAACAGCTTCGGCTCGAACCATTCTGACCTGTCTGACGGCGTACCGCTGTGA
- the p2rx2 gene encoding P2X purinoceptor 2 isoform X2, with protein MKGSAIHGDEILDTVEYARPSEGGDVISTILRREFTFNQRQDTCAEHFNVADANCTTDSDCVEGEVNFNGHGRRTGRCVQYYNHTFKTCEIQTWCPIEEYAVVREPPLEEAINFTVFIRNSIHFPKFKVLRGNIKDARNKRDIKRYLNKCHYDEESDPYCPIFRLGYIAAQARENFSELCNTGGVIGVFINWKCNLDLDPSHCKPTYSFRRLDLRKDLPDAGYYYRFAKYYSKDGEETRTLIKAYGIRLDIIVHGHAGKFSPIPTIISTVTAMTSVGICTIICDWIMLTFIDKNEVYSERKFDEVIKEPTNPIPTELSYINSFGSNHSDLSDGVPL; from the exons ATGAAAGGCTCAGCAATTCATGGAGATGAGATCCTGGACACTGTGGAGTATGCCCGACCCTCAGAG GGTGGCGATGTGATTAGCACAATACTGAGACGAGAATTCACGTTCAATCAGAGACAAGACACCTGTGCTGAG CATTTCAATGTTGCCGATGCCAACTGCACCACCGATTCTGACTGCGTCGAAGGGGAAGTCAACTTCAATGGCCACG GCAGAAGGACGGGCAGATGTGTTCAGTACTACAACCACACCTTTAAAACCTGTGAGATACAAACCTGGTGTCCGATTGAGGAATACGCTGTAGTACG AGAACCACCATTAGAGGAGGCCATCAATTTCACAGTGTTCATCAGGAACTCTATCCACTTCCCCAAATTTAAAGTGCTGAG GGGAAATATTAAGGATGCCCGAAACAAGCGAGACATTAAGAGATACCTGAATAAGTGTCACTATGATGAGGAGAGTGACCCCTACTGTCCCATCTTCCGCTTGGGATACATCGCAGCACAAGCGAGGGAGAATTTTAGTGAGCTCTGCAACACT GGAGGAGTGATCGGTGTTTTCATCAACTGGAAGTGTAACTTGGATCTGGATCCCTCACACTGTAAACCCACATACTCATTCCGTCGCCTTGACCTCCGAAAGGATCTGCCCGACGCTGGTTATTATTACAG GTTTGCCAAATATTACAGTAAAGATGGAGAAGAAACTCGGACACTAATCAAGGCCTATGGCATCCGTCTAGATATCATAGTTCATGGACAT GCTGGTAAATTTAGCCCTATTCCAACCATCATCAGCACAGTGACTGCTATGACTTCTGTTGGGATT TGTACAATAATCTGCGACTGGATCATGCTGACATTTATCGACAAGAATGAAGTCTACAGTGAGAGAAAGTTTGATGAA GTGATCAAGGAGCCCACAAATCCCatacccacagagctcagctaCATCAACAGCTTCGGCTCGAACCATTCTGACCTGTCTGACGGCGTACCGCTGTGA